Within the Arthrobacter sp. UKPF54-2 genome, the region CGCCATTGCCGCCGCAGTGACCGGAGGGTGCGGGACGGTGGCCGAGGTGTCCGCGGAGACCCGCGCCGGCACCGGCTGCGGCGGCTGCCACGAAGACATCAAGGGGCTCATCGAGAAGCACTTCCAGGGCGCCGTGGCGTAGGTCTGGCCGGACAGCTGTCGTTCCCTCCGGAAATTGAGCCCCAGGTCTTCTGCGGCCGCAACGCGAGCGCAATGATTAAGTTACTGATCTCGGACGTGGAGTGGAGCGGAGAGGACCATGTTCAAGGCGCTGCTGTGCAAGCTGAATATTCAGCATGATTGGCATATCGAACATGCCGAGGACGGCGCTCTGGACAAGCGCTGCCGGCGTTGCGGCAAGGACGACGACAGCGGAGGCGGAGGGGGCGGGACTTTCGCTGCCTGGGCCGGACCGTCCGGGATGGGCTAAGGCCCTCATCCCCGTCAGCCTTTCTCCCCTTGGCCCGCCCACTCCCGCAAGCGTTCAATGGGCACAGGTTCTCACCGTCTCCAGGAGGCAGCCGTGTCCGTCCCCATGATCCTGGCGGTTGCCGCCGTCGTTGTGGTCGCCGTCGTGCTGGGAGTGGTCTTTGGCCGGCAGAAGGATGTGCGGCGGCGCGCCGCCGCACCCGTGAAGACGGGCGCGGTGCTGATGGCGGTCTTCACCGCTTTCGGCGGGGCATTCATCGGCGGTTACGCCATGGACGAGCCGGGCGGCACCGCGGGGTTGCTGATGATCCTCGCCTGAGCGGTGCCGATGCTGGTCCTCGCGGCCCTAGCCTGGTTCTGGCCAGCCGGGACCGCTCCCCTGCTGACGGCGCTGACCGCCGCATTCATCGCCATCTGTGTGTGGTTCGCCCTCGACCCGGCGATGGCGCGCGGCTTCCAGGACGACAACGGGCCGGTGCTCGCCGTCGGCGTCGTCGCCCTGGCGTTCCCGGCTGCGGTCCTCGGGCTGAAACGGACCCGGCCGGCCGGCTGGTTGCTGCTGGCCCTGGTGGCAGCCCGGATGGCCCTCGGGAGTTCGACGCCGGACACCGTCCGAGCGGCAGCGGCCTAAGCCTTTGCGGCAGGCAGCCCGGCCACGAAGTCCTCGGCGAAACGCCGGACGCCGTCCCACTCGGTGTAGACGTAATCACGGGACAGGTCCGTGTCCGGTGAGCCCTTGCTGCTGGTGATCCGCTTCATCATGTGCCGCTTGAGGAAGCCGTACTGGGTGTAGGGCAGCGCCCCGGCGAACAGGCCGACGTGCGCCGGTCGCCAGCCAGTCTCCTCCTCGAATTTCTCCACGTACCCTTCCGCGCTTTCCTCGTCCCCGTGGGCAGCGAGGCTGACCGAGAACAGCGCCGAGGGCAGCCGCTCCAACGCCGCCTTGTTCGCGCGGACAAAATCAGTAACGAACCCCTCGTGCTTGCCCATGTGGACCGAGGCTCCGACGATGACGCCGTCGCAGTCGTCCGGGAAGGAGTCACCGGAACTCTGCAGGTCCGCCGCTCGGGCCTCGTGGCCGTGCTCGCGGATCACGTAGGCGATGTACTCGGCGATCCGGGCGGTCTGGCCCTCGACGGTCCCGAAGGGAATGTAAATATTGGCCATGGTCCACCGTGCCCAGCACCCGCGGCCCGGGGCTAGGGCCGAATGTCACCGAGGGTCAATAGTGGGCGGGTCTTGACGGCGACGGCGGCACGACATGTGATGGACGGGGCCGCACCTTCGCTTTCGGGTCCGGCCCCGACGCCTCCGCACGCCACGGTCCCCACGATGAAAGGACAAAGATGTCCCTGCTCGACTCCGCCCTCTGGGAGGGCAAAATCTACCTCAACGGCTGGCGCACCGGCGGAGGCGGGACTGCTGACGCCGTCGAACCAGCCACCGGCGAGACCCTGGGCAGCTACGGCGTCGCCTCCGTGGCGGACGTCCGCGAAGCCGCCACCACCGCCGCGAAAGCCCAGAAGGAGTGGGCCGCCCGGAACCCCGAGGACCGGGCCGCCGTGCTGCGCCGGGCCGGCCAGCTCTGGGAGGAACACGGCGCGGAAATCCAGGACTGGATCGTCCGCGAATCCGGCGGCATCCCGCCGAAGGCCGGGCTGGAGACCCACATCGCCGCCAACGAATGCTACGACGCCTCCGCGCTGCCCTCGCTGCCGGCCGGGGACGTGCTCACCTCGAACGAAAACCGCTGGTCCTTCGCCCGGCGCCGGCCCGTGGGGGTGGTCTCCGTGATCGCGCCGTTCAACTTCCCGCTCATCCTCTCGATCCGCGCCGTCGCCCCGGCCCTGGCCCTCGGCAACGCCGTGCTGCTCAAGCCGGACCCCCGCACCGCGGTCTGCGGCGGCGTCACCGTGATGCGGATCTTCGAGGAGGCCGGACTCCCGCCGGGGCTGCTCTCGCTGCTGCCCGGCGGCGCGGACGTCGGCGCCGCCGTCGTCGAGGCCCCCGAAGTCCGCGTGATCGCCTTTACCGGCTCGACGGCGGCCGGCCGCAAGGTGGGCGAGGCGGCCGGGCGGCTGCTCAAGCGCGCCCACCTGGAACTCGGCGGCAACAACGCGCTGATTGTGCTGCCCGGCGCGGACCTGGCCAAGGCCGCCTCCGCGGCGGCGTTCGGATCGTTTATGCACCAGGGCCAGATCTGCATGGCGGCCGGACGGCACATTGTGCACGAGGACATCTACGAGGACTACGTGGCCGCGCTCGCCGAGAAGGCCGGGCACCTGCCGGTGGGAGACCCCAAGAGCGGCACCGTGGCCCTGGGCCCGGTGATCGACGAACGCCAACTGCAGCGGGTGGACGGCATTGTGCAGGACGCGGTGCAGGCCGGGGCGCGGCTGGCCGCCGGCGGGACCCATGACGGCCGGTTCTACCAGCCCACGGTGCTGGTGGACCTGGCCCAAGACAGCCCGGCGTGGAAGGACGAGATCTTCGGCCCGGTGGCACCGGTGATGAAGTTCTCCACCCTCGATGAGGCCGTGGCGCTGGCCAACGACAACGAATACGGCCTCTCCATCGGCATCCTGGGCGAGGTCGGCATGGCCATGACCATTGCGGACCGGCTGGACTCCGGCAAGGTCCACATCAACGAGCAGACGGTCTCCGACGAGGCGAACTCGCCCTTTGGCGGGGTGAAGAACTCCGGCAACGGCTCACGGATCGGCGGGCACCACGCCAATATGGAGTCCTTCACCGAGATCCAGTGGCTCACCATGCGCCCGGACATCGCGCCGTACCCGTTCTAGGCGAAGGTCGTACTTAGAGGCCTTCTGCTCCGCAACGCACGTCATGGGCCTGCTGAATTGCAACCGAGAAGTCATCAGCGGCGCTGGCCCTCTGGAAGCTGGGTGCGCCGATAGACGATACCGCGGTGTGGACGCAGAACAATCTGACGTGGCGACGAAGTGCCGGTCGCATCAACCATCCCCGGGGGCACGGTCACCCGCCGGCGACAGCGTCCGTCCTCATTGAAATTTACCGCCGCCCAGCCCCCGGTAAACTCCCGCGACCATACGTCTCCCTGTCCCGTCGCGGGATGCAGTGGTGCCCCCAGGTTCCAATCAAGCTCCGGGGTGTGCTGCGTCCGGCTGTAATCGTCGTGGGCAGTCGCGGAGTATGCTCCGGTGCCGGCGTTGAATATCCAGAACGCAGCCAGGCCGTAGCTGAAATTGGGGTGGCGATCGTCTCCATCGGTGGGGACCCGAAGAATGGTAAGTCCTGGGCCGCTAGCCTGGGTGAGTTGGGCTTCCACGGTTGCCGGGCCGAAGAGGTTGGTGGGGCCGTAGCCCAACCAGACCTCCTCGAAGCCGCCTCCGTAGGAGGCGTGGGATGCCCAACGACCCTTCTCACGCCGGGACTCGGCGATGTTGGGAACCAGGATCTTTCCGACCCGATTCAGCGCCTGGCCGGCAGCATGGACCAAGCTGTTCAGGCCGTCCCGGAGCCCTGAAAGGGATTCCACACCTGACAATGGCAGGTTCAAGCCGTAGTAGTCGTCGAACACGTCGTTGTCTCCCATGACGCCGTCGAAGGGAGAGTCCCGGAGTTCGGCAACGACGTTGGCAACCCACTGGGAGCGATAGTCTTCATCCCACACCGTCATCTGCCAGTGTCCCGGATAGCGCTCCCACTGGACGCGCTCCCCGTCCAGCCGTCGTGAGAACCACTGTGCACCGGCGGCTTCTGCCTCTAGATAGGAGACCCCTGACGAATAGATGGGTCCAGGCTCGTAATCGCGTGTCGAGGACAG harbors:
- a CDS encoding flavodoxin domain-containing protein, which gives rise to MANIYIPFGTVEGQTARIAEYIAYVIREHGHEARAADLQSSGDSFPDDCDGVIVGASVHMGKHEGFVTDFVRANKAALERLPSALFSVSLAAHGDEESAEGYVEKFEEETGWRPAHVGLFAGALPYTQYGFLKRHMMKRITSSKGSPDTDLSRDYVYTEWDGVRRFAEDFVAGLPAAKA
- a CDS encoding benzaldehyde dehydrogenase — translated: MSLLDSALWEGKIYLNGWRTGGGGTADAVEPATGETLGSYGVASVADVREAATTAAKAQKEWAARNPEDRAAVLRRAGQLWEEHGAEIQDWIVRESGGIPPKAGLETHIAANECYDASALPSLPAGDVLTSNENRWSFARRRPVGVVSVIAPFNFPLILSIRAVAPALALGNAVLLKPDPRTAVCGGVTVMRIFEEAGLPPGLLSLLPGGADVGAAVVEAPEVRVIAFTGSTAAGRKVGEAAGRLLKRAHLELGGNNALIVLPGADLAKAASAAAFGSFMHQGQICMAAGRHIVHEDIYEDYVAALAEKAGHLPVGDPKSGTVALGPVIDERQLQRVDGIVQDAVQAGARLAAGGTHDGRFYQPTVLVDLAQDSPAWKDEIFGPVAPVMKFSTLDEAVALANDNEYGLSIGILGEVGMAMTIADRLDSGKVHINEQTVSDEANSPFGGVKNSGNGSRIGGHHANMESFTEIQWLTMRPDIAPYPF
- a CDS encoding putative glycoside hydrolase, coding for MSGVGAWIRYGDPITPEQLDFAAEHYRAAILQPWELDAARELKQRRPDMTLLCYKCLSSTRDYEPGPIYSSGVSYLEAEAAGAQWFSRRLDGERVQWERYPGHWQMTVWDEDYRSQWVANVVAELRDSPFDGVMGDNDVFDDYYGLNLPLSGVESLSGLRDGLNSLVHAAGQALNRVGKILVPNIAESRREKGRWASHASYGGGFEEVWLGYGPTNLFGPATVEAQLTQASGPGLTILRVPTDGDDRHPNFSYGLAAFWIFNAGTGAYSATAHDDYSRTQHTPELDWNLGAPLHPATGQGDVWSREFTGGWAAVNFNEDGRCRRRVTVPPGMVDATGTSSPRQIVLRPHRGIVYRRTQLPEGQRR